AGAGCATCGACGCCGTCTATCTGCCCGAAATGGCCTTCGACCTCGACGCCGAGGCCGCCCGCCTGAAGGACATCATGGACCGCACCGGCCATGCCACCGTCTTCGTCTCGGAAGGCGCTTGCCTCGACGCCATCGTCGCCGAGCGTGAAGCTGCCGGTGAGACTGTCAAGCGTGACGCTTTCGGCCACGTGAAGATCGACACGATCAATGTCGGTGCCTGGTTCCAGAAGCAGTTCGCCAACCTCCTGAACGCAGAGCGTTCGCTGGTGCAGAAATCGGGCTATTTCGCTCGCTCGGCCCCGGCCAATGGCGACGACCTCAGGCTGATCCAGAGCATGGTCGATCTCGCCGTCGAAAGCGCGCTCAATAAGGTCTCCGGCGTCACCGGCCATGACGAAGCGCAGAACGGTAAGTTGCGCACTATAGAATTTCCCCGCATCAAAGGTGGCAAAGCTTTTGACCTGTCGACGGCATGGTTTGCCGAAGTCATGGACAATATAGGGCAGAAATACAAAGAAGCATGATTGACGGACGGTTAATATGGTGTCTTTGCTTATTCCCGACGGAATAGGAGGAGATTCCATGTCGCTCGAAGCTTGGCTCGCTTTTGCTGCCGCGTCCGCCATCATGCTGGCCATACCGGGGCCGACGATACTGCTCGTCGTCTCCTATGCGCTTGGCCATGGGCGCCGGATGGCCTTTGCGACGGTGAGCGGCGTGGCGCTTGGCGACTTCACCGCCATGACCGCGTCCCTCTTCGGTCTCGGCGCGGTGCTCGCCACCTCCGCCGCCCTCTTCACCCTTTTGAAGTGGATCGGCGGCGCCTACCTGATCTGGCTGGGAATCAAGCTCTGGCGGGCTCCGGTGATTGGCGAGCCGGTCGCCGACAACGACAATCTGCCGGAGGAAAAGTCGATTAAGATCTTCCTGCACGCCTATATCGTTACCGCCCTCAATCCGAAGAGTATCGTCTTCTTCGTCGCCTTCGTGCCGCAGTTCCTCAACCCGACCCTGCCCTTCTTCGGGCAGATGGCGATCATGGAGGCGACATTCCTGGTGTTGGCGGTCCTCAACGCCGCCACCTATGCTTTTCTCGCCCATTCCGCTCGCGGACTGATTCGCAAGGCGAGCGTCCAGCGCGCCGTCAACAGGACCGGTGGCACCCTGCTGATCGCTGCGGGCGCCGTCACGGCTGGATATCGCCGTATTGCGGCTTAATAAACCGGGTATCGCGCTATTGCAGCTTAGAAATATTCCGTGGTTGCCGGAATGCAACGAATAGGTTAATGGGGTCATCGGGTTTAAGCTTTTTAGTAACTTTTATAACGCTGCCGGGGCGGCGCGATTTCACGAAAGTGACGGAATGGTAGCGATCGGATTGTCCGGCCTGAAACGCAGTCTTGTCGTTTCCACGGTGCTCTGCTGCGGCGTGATCACGGGCTGCACGAGCGTCGAATATACCTCTCAGGCCGAACTGACAGCCGCTCAGACCGTGGTGCCGACGCCGAAGCCCGGCGAAGATGCGATGCTCGCCGCGGTCCCGACAGCGGAAGGTGCTGCCGGCCAGGCCATCGCCGGTACCGTTCTTCCCCAGGCAGCTCCCTCGCTCACCGCAACGGCGATGCCGAATGCGCCGGGCTCCCAGCCTGCCGATCTGACCATGCAGGCAGGCATACAGCCAGCGGCCTATGCGCAGATCCCGTTGACGCCTGAGATGACGGCGATCCAGTCCGTCGTGCCGACGCCGCGCCCGGGAACCCCCGCACAGCCGGCAACGCAGCTTGCCTTCGCCGCCACGCCACAGAACAGCGCGCTTGCAGCACTTGCCGCAGTCGACACCACGCCGCGCTCTATGGATTACGGCTTCGACGAGTCAGGACCGATCGATCCGCCGACGGCTCCCCCGATGTTCAGCGACGACGACAGGGACGATGCGCCGACGGTCGAGAAGAGCTTCGTCACCAAGCTCATCCAGAAATATTCGAAGATCTACGAAATTCCCGAGACGCTGCTCCACCGCATCGTCCATCGCGAGAGCCGCTACAATCCGAAGGCTTACAACAAGCGCGGCTATTTCGGCCTGATGCAGATCAAATACAACACCGCCAAATCCATGGGCTATGACGGTGCGCCGGGCGGCCTGTTCGACGCCGAGACCAACATTAAATATGCCGCAAAATATCTGCGCGGCGCCTGGCTCGTCTCCGACAACAAGGAAGACGACGCCGTCCGCCTCTATGCGCGCGGCTATTACTACGACGCCAAGCGCAAGGGCATGAATGCTGTCGCCCAGGGTAATTACTGAAACCGGGCAGCTACCGAAACAACCCAATTGAAACAGCGGTCGTAGCCTACGGCCGCGGCTGAGCCTGCCGTTGTGATTCGGCCTGCTGTTGCGGTGCTCGCGCTTGCGGCAACGCTGCCAAGACAGCCTTCAGAAGCGTCTGCGGTTGATAGCCGAGCCAGCCTGGCGTCAGCCCCAGGCGGACGACGATCAGATTGGCGGAAGGCACGATCGCCATGCTCTGCCCGTCATGCCCCGTCAGCCAGAACGTATCCTCCGGCAGCCCGAACGCAGTATTCGAGCCGCCGGGCGCGAGCCAGGCCTGGCCTTGCGTATACCGGCCGTTCGACGCTGCCGTCGGCGTGCGCATGGCGCCGACGAACCCCTCCGGCAACAGCCGCCGCCCGTTCCAGACACCATCCTGCAGCAGGAACTGCCCGAAGCGGGCCCAATCATGTGCCGTTGCGTAGAGATAGGAGCTGCCGACAAAGGTGCCGCGCGCGTCGAGTTCGAAGACGGCACTCGTCATGCCGAGCGGGGAGAAGAGCGCGTCGCGCGGGTAGGAAAAGGCTGCCGGCGCATTGCCGATTCTGTTCATCCAGATGCGCGACAAGAGCACGGCCGTGCCGCTCGAATAGCGGAAGCGCTGACCCGGCGCCGCCTCCATCGGCGAATTGGCCGGTAGCGACACCATGTCGGGGTCGAGATAGAGCATGCGCGTCACATCGGCGACGTCGCCATAGTCCTCGTTGAACGCCAGGCCGCTCTCCATGCCGAGCAGGTCGGATACTTTGATCCTGGCGCGCTGATCGTCCTTCCACTGCGCCAGCAGATGATCGTCGTCGAAGGAGATCTTGCCGTCGAGCATCAGCCGCCCGAGGATCGCCGCATTCACCGTCTTCGTCATTGACCAACCGATCAGCGGCGTCTTCGCCGAGAATCGGGGGCCATAGGCTTCGGCGACGATGCGGCCGTCACGCACCACCACGATCGCCCGCATCGCCGGGCCGGCAAGCGCGGAATCGCCCAGCAGCGCGGCGATTTTCCTGTCGGGATCACCTACGCCCTCGCCCTGCGGCCATGAGGCATCGTTCGTCTCCATCCTGGCCGGGACATCGAGGGGCACGGCATTCGCCGCCGCCTCGAAATCGGCGTCCGGCACGCTCGTACAGCCGAGGCCGCTGCGATAGAGCGCGTAACTCGGCGCGAACAGCCCCATGAAACGCGCCGTCACATGGCCGTTGCCGCGGTCAACGCTGACGCGCATCAGCCGCAGTAGCGGATTTCCGGGCGCCTGGACGTCGTCATGAAGCACATCATCCGCGTCCCGGCCGGCGATGAAGACGTTGGAGCAGACGATTTTGGCGGCATAGCCATCGCCGACGCGTAAGAGTTCCGGCGGCCGGACGAAAAGCCAGGCGGCACCGGCAACGACGATGAAAACGAGAAGAAGAGCAAGCGCCTTCAGGACACGCAGGACAAATTGCATGGCATTCCTCCGAATGACCGGAGAGAAGCAGGAATTCCGCCTGCCGAAAAGGGCGCGCCGTGCAGAATATCCGTTACCCCGATCACTTTCCGAGGAGGCCGATGTTTTCGCACGGCGCAGGCCCACAGCCCGCGTCATCAAACTGTAGCAGTGGCGCGCTACACGCGCTGAACGCTAAAAAGGTGACAGACTCATGTCAGAATTTGCACCGGATGCCGGCTTCCGCAAGAACCGGAAACTCAAGGACGCCCTTCTCCGCCATAAGGCTTTTTCGAAGGAAGGCTTCTCCGAGCGTCTCTTCGGCCTTCTCTTCTCCGGCCTCGTCTATCCGCAAATCTGGGAGGATCCGGATCTCGACATGCAGGCGATGGAACTGAGGCCCAATCATCGCATCGTCACCATCGGTTCCGGCGGTTGCAACATGCTCGCCTACCTTTCCAAGGCGCCGGCCTCGATCGACGTCGTCGATCTCAATCCGCACCACATCGCCCTGAACAAGCTGAAGCTCGCCGCCTTCAAGCATCTGCCCGATCACACGGATCTCGTCCGCTTCCTGGCGATGCCGAACGAGAAGTCGAACAGCCGCGCCTTCGACCGGCATCTTGCCGCCAATCTCGACGAGGCGACCCGTAGCTATTGGAACGGCCGAAAATTCGGCCGCCGCCGCGTCACCGTCTTCGACCGCAACATCTATGAAACCGGCTTGCTCGGCCGATTCATCGGCGCAGCCCATCTTCTTGCCCGCCTGCACGGCGTCAAGCTGCGCGAGATGACCAAGACCCGCTCCATCCGCGAGCAGCGCCAGTTCTTCGACGAGCAGATCGCGCCGCTCTTCGAAAAGCCGGTCGTGCGCTGGATCACCGGCCGCAAGAGCTCGCTCTTCGGACTCGGCATTCCTCCGCAGCAATATGATGAGCTCGCAAGCCTCGTCGACGATCATTCGATCGCGCCGGTGTTGAAGCATCGCCTGGAAAAGCTCGCCTGTCATTTCCCGATGTGCGACAATTATTTCGCCTGGCAGGCCTTCGGCCGCCGCTATGCCACAGCAGAGGAAGGTCCGCTGCCGACCTACCTGAAGCCGGAACACTATGAGGTGATCCGCGCCAATGTCGATCGCGTCAACGTTCATCACGCAAGTTTCACCGAACTCCTGGCCCGTGAGCCGGCTTCCTCGCGCGATCGCTATATCCTGCTCGACGCGCAGGACTGGATGACCGACGGCCAGCTGAACGACGTCTGGCGGGAAATCACCCGCACGGCGCGCGAAGGTGCGCGCGTGATCTTCCGCACCGCCGCCGAAAAGAGCATCATCGAAGGCCGCCTGTCTCCTTCGATCCGCGACCAGTGGGATTACCTTGAGGAGAAATCGCGCGAGCTGACGGTGCTCGATCGCTCCGCGATCTACGGCGGCTTCCACATTTACGGGAAGAAGGCGTGAGCAAGATCGGCGCCGAGACGGCAGGAAAGAGCGATCAACATGCCAGCTTGATGGATGGCATGTACCGCTACCAGCGCCATATCTATGACCTCACCCGCAAATATTACCTTCTCGGCCGTGACAGCACGATCCGCAATCTCGATGTGCCAGACGGCGGTACCCTGCTCGAGGTCGGCTGCGGCACCGGGCGCAACATGGCTTTGGCTCACAGGCATTTCCCGAGCGCCAAGCTGTTCGGCCTCGACATTTCCCAGGAAATGCTGATCTCGGCGCGCAAGACCTTCGCCACGAAAGCAACGATTCCGGAATTCCGCGTTGCCGACGCTACGGCGTTTACGCCGCGCGATTTCGGCGTCAGCGGCTTTGACCGTATCCTGATTTCCTATGCTCTGTCGATGATCCCGGACTGGGAACGCGCCGTCGATGCGTCGATCGCCG
This DNA window, taken from Rhizobium etli CFN 42, encodes the following:
- a CDS encoding LysE family translocator, with amino-acid sequence MSLEAWLAFAAASAIMLAIPGPTILLVVSYALGHGRRMAFATVSGVALGDFTAMTASLFGLGAVLATSAALFTLLKWIGGAYLIWLGIKLWRAPVIGEPVADNDNLPEEKSIKIFLHAYIVTALNPKSIVFFVAFVPQFLNPTLPFFGQMAIMEATFLVLAVLNAATYAFLAHSARGLIRKASVQRAVNRTGGTLLIAAGAVTAGYRRIAA
- a CDS encoding lytic transglycosylase domain-containing protein — protein: MVAIGLSGLKRSLVVSTVLCCGVITGCTSVEYTSQAELTAAQTVVPTPKPGEDAMLAAVPTAEGAAGQAIAGTVLPQAAPSLTATAMPNAPGSQPADLTMQAGIQPAAYAQIPLTPEMTAIQSVVPTPRPGTPAQPATQLAFAATPQNSALAALAAVDTTPRSMDYGFDESGPIDPPTAPPMFSDDDRDDAPTVEKSFVTKLIQKYSKIYEIPETLLHRIVHRESRYNPKAYNKRGYFGLMQIKYNTAKSMGYDGAPGGLFDAETNIKYAAKYLRGAWLVSDNKEDDAVRLYARGYYYDAKRKGMNAVAQGNY
- a CDS encoding serine hydrolase domain-containing protein, which encodes MQFVLRVLKALALLLVFIVVAGAAWLFVRPPELLRVGDGYAAKIVCSNVFIAGRDADDVLHDDVQAPGNPLLRLMRVSVDRGNGHVTARFMGLFAPSYALYRSGLGCTSVPDADFEAAANAVPLDVPARMETNDASWPQGEGVGDPDRKIAALLGDSALAGPAMRAIVVVRDGRIVAEAYGPRFSAKTPLIGWSMTKTVNAAILGRLMLDGKISFDDDHLLAQWKDDQRARIKVSDLLGMESGLAFNEDYGDVADVTRMLYLDPDMVSLPANSPMEAAPGQRFRYSSGTAVLLSRIWMNRIGNAPAAFSYPRDALFSPLGMTSAVFELDARGTFVGSSYLYATAHDWARFGQFLLQDGVWNGRRLLPEGFVGAMRTPTAASNGRYTQGQAWLAPGGSNTAFGLPEDTFWLTGHDGQSMAIVPSANLIVVRLGLTPGWLGYQPQTLLKAVLAALPQARAPQQQAESQRQAQPRP
- a CDS encoding DUF3419 family protein, with protein sequence MSEFAPDAGFRKNRKLKDALLRHKAFSKEGFSERLFGLLFSGLVYPQIWEDPDLDMQAMELRPNHRIVTIGSGGCNMLAYLSKAPASIDVVDLNPHHIALNKLKLAAFKHLPDHTDLVRFLAMPNEKSNSRAFDRHLAANLDEATRSYWNGRKFGRRRVTVFDRNIYETGLLGRFIGAAHLLARLHGVKLREMTKTRSIREQRQFFDEQIAPLFEKPVVRWITGRKSSLFGLGIPPQQYDELASLVDDHSIAPVLKHRLEKLACHFPMCDNYFAWQAFGRRYATAEEGPLPTYLKPEHYEVIRANVDRVNVHHASFTELLAREPASSRDRYILLDAQDWMTDGQLNDVWREITRTAREGARVIFRTAAEKSIIEGRLSPSIRDQWDYLEEKSRELTVLDRSAIYGGFHIYGKKA
- a CDS encoding class I SAM-dependent methyltransferase, with amino-acid sequence MSKIGAETAGKSDQHASLMDGMYRYQRHIYDLTRKYYLLGRDSTIRNLDVPDGGTLLEVGCGTGRNMALAHRHFPSAKLFGLDISQEMLISARKTFATKATIPEFRVADATAFTPRDFGVSGFDRILISYALSMIPDWERAVDASIAALNPGGQLHIVDFGQQEGLPRWFRRMLQAWLAKFHVTPRADLQQVLEAQAQEHNARLSFETVGGGYAWRAVISSRRS